The DNA region CCACTCTCGCTACCTCGGCCAGAAGGGCCCGACCGCCTCGCGCTCGTACCTGAACTTTCACTGGACCGACGTCACCGTCACCGACGCGGGGGCTGACGGGAACTGACGGGCCGCCGCACCTTAGAAAGCGACCGCGCGCACCGGTGCCCCGTCGACGGCACCGAGGCGCAGTGGAAAGATGCCGAGGCGCTCTCGGTCGCCAAGAGCATCGAGCCCGCGCGCGTTCTCGACGATGAGGCCGTCTTGCCCAAGCACGACCGCGTGCACCGGGAAGTCAGCCGACGGGGTCTGATCGGGGCTCAGCGTGTCAACGACGAGCACGCGCATGCCGAGCTGCCAGAGCTTCTCGGCCGCCGCTTTGTCGATGAAGGGGTGCTCGAGGTACGCGGGCGTGCCGAAGTGTCGGTGCCAGCCCGTCGCGATCGCGACGATGCGCGGAACCTCGGTGAGGGCATCGAGCCCCAGCTCGCCCGCGGTCAGCGCGCGGCCGGCGGCGGCAACCCCCTCGGCATGAATGATGAGCGCCTCGCCGACGAGCTCGTCAAGCGAGACCTCGGCGAGGGTGCGCCCTCCCTGTACCGTGTGCGAGGGGGCATCGAGGTGGGTTCCGCTGTGGCTGCCGAGGTGCAGCTCGCTCACGGCCACCCCGTCACGCTCGAGCGTGAGGGCGTCGGCAATCGCCACCTCGGGGTCACCCGGATACACGGGCATCGCGGTACGCAGTTCGTGGCTGAGGTCGATCATGTACTGATCCTTTCATTACATGCTGTGTGGGAGGGCGGGCCGGGGCGAGCGCGGGCCGGCTCCCGCGAGACTCGCTCGGTGGCGTGCGTTCTGGGCCGATCCGCCCTCGAGCGCATCGTTTTGGGCTAATCCACTCTCGAGCGCATCGTTTTTGCCGCTACTTGACGAAAAGCAGGGTATTTTCGAAGAAACACCCTGCTTTTCGTCAAGTGGACGCGAATTCTGCAAACACAGGAGGGCAGAAGCGCGGCAGCCCCGAAACGCGGCAGCCCCGAAGCCCCAACCCACCGCAGCGGATCAGTCCCGGCCACCGGCCCGGAGGCAAGCAGCGCCGGGACAACGGGCCGCCGGAGCAGCGGGCCGCCGGGGCAGCCCGACCCGCCCCGCCCCTACTCGTCGGCGAGCGTCGGAATGCTCACGGTCTCGCCGAGGTGCCCCTTATCGGTACCCGCAAACCGCGCCCTCGTCGAGAGGCTCAGCACGAAGTAGAGCAGGAACGAGACGACGAACGCGGGAATGGTCGCGCCGATGGGGCTTGGCCAGACGTAGGTGAGTAGGTATGACGCGCCGGCTCCGATGATCCACACGCCGACCGCGACCCAGTTGACGCCGCGGGTGTACCAGTAGCGGCCGCCCGAGTCGCGCAGGATGTCGTGCATGTACGAGCGGCGCTTGATGAGGTAGTAGTCGACGATCATGATGGCGAAGACGGGCACGAAGAAGGCGCCGATCATCGTCAGGAAGTCGGTGAAGTGGTCGAGCAGGCCGAGCAGGGTTGAGCCCGCGATCGAGGTTCCGCCGAGCACGAGCGCGGTGGGCAAGAACTTCAGGCGCAGCTGCGGGCGGGCGTTGATGACCGAGGTGACCATGCCGTAGACGACCATCGTGTTCGTGGCCATGACCGAGAAGAAGATCACGAGGGCGAGCGGCGCACCGAAGCTGCCCACGATGACGGTCGGATCAAACTCGGCCGCATCCTTGCCCGAGAGAATGACGTAGCTGAAGGCAACGAGGCCGAGCGTCATGGCGCACACCGTTGACAGCGTGTAGCCGATGCCCGAGCCGATCATGCCGGCCTTCGAGTTGCGCGCGAGGCGGTTGAAGTCGGCCGACAGCACCGTCCACGAGATCGCGGTCGAGATGACGATATCGAGCACCGTGATGCCGCTGAGGCCGAGGCTCTCATCGACGGGGATCGCCTGGTATTCACCGAGCGAGAAGGTCGAGAAGGCCGTGTAAAACACGTAGCCCATGATCGCGAGAATGAGCAACGCCATCCACGGCTCAACCTTCGCGATGCCCTCGTGGCCGAAGATCGCGAGGCAGACGACGAGGCTCTGGCAGAGCACCGAGAAGAGAATGGGGTTCGAGAAGCCGGTGAGCTCGGCGACCAAGAAGTTCACCGTGACGCCGGCGAGCATCGCCTGCACCCAGCTCCAGCCCATGAGAATGATGACGTTCGCGGCGACCGGCAGCAGCGATCCGCGAAGGCCAAAGGCACCGCGGGTTGCGGCCATGGTGGGCAGACCGGTGCGGGTGCCGATGTTGCCGATGAGGGTGAGCACGATCATGCCGACGAGCGTGCCCGTGAGAATCATCGAGAAGGCGGTGCCAAACGAGACGCCGGGCACGAAGAGCGTGCCCGTGAGCAACGTGGTCACGACGAGGTTCGCCGCGAGCCAGATCATGCCAATGCGGCCCATCGAGAGCGTTCCGCGTGCGGGTCCGGCGTCGTCGTTATTGGCCTGCAGGTAGGTTTCGAGGCGGCGGTAGATGTTCACGCGCTTGCCTCCCCGGTGTATGCCGAGAGGTGCTCGTGCACGGCGATGAGGCCATCGCCGTCGACACGAAACACGATGGTCTCTTGCTCGGTGTAGCTCTCTTCGGCCCCGTCAACGAAGACGGTCGTATCGACGACGTGCGAGAAAACCGCGCCACCGGGGTATGCCGTGACAAGGGGCTTGCTCGAGGCGCAGCTCACGACGCGCCAGCCACCCTCGATCCAGCTCGCCCACAACGCCTCGTAGTCGGCGCGGGTGTCGAGCCTCGCGGGCTCGGGGTGAAAGATGAATGAGGTCTCGGGGGCAAACGCGGCAAAGTAGCGCTCGGTGTCGGTCGCCTCGAAAGCGGCAACGATATCGGCCGACGCGCGAAGCACCTCGGCCTCGGTCGGGGTGCGGAAGGGCTGGTCTGTCATGGTGTCTCCGTTGACTGTGGAGGGTGGGCGAAACATGGGTGTGGGCGCGCCATGCTGCGGCGCGCCCACGGGAAGGGATGTTAGGCGTCGCGCTCGGCTGCCGTGCGGCGGGCCATCGCGGTGACGAGCTCGTACACGACGTGGCTCGCGGCGACGGCGGTCACCTGAGCGTGGTCGTATGCGGGGGCTACCTCGACGACGTCGGCGCCAACGATGTTGAGGTCGGCGATGCCGCGCAGGGCACGCAGCAGCTCGCGGCTCGTGAGGCCACCGGCCTCTGGTGTTCCCGTTCCGGGAGCGTGCGAGGGGTCGAGCACGTCGATATCGATCGAGATGTAGAGGGGCTTGTCGCCGATGCGGGCGCGCATGCGGTCGATCGCCGCCTGAATGCCGTTTTCTTCGACGTACTCGCTCGTGATGACGCTGAAGCCGAGCATCGTGTCGTCTTCGAGGTCTTTCTTGCTGTAGAGCGGGCCGCGAATGCCGAAGTGCATGCTCGACTCCATGTCGATGAGGCCCTCTTCTGACGCGCGGCGAAACGGGGTGCCGTGCGTCGTGGGAGCCCCAAAGTAGGTATCCCACGTGTCGAGGTGGGCGTCGAAGTGCAGCACGACGACGGGGCCGTGCTGCTTGTGAGCCGAGCGCAGGAGCGGCAGCGCAATCGTATGGTCGCCACCGATCGTGACGATCTTCTCGACGCTCTCGTGCAGCTCATTCGCCGCCTCTTCGATCTGCATGACGGCCTCATCGAGGTTGAAGGGGTTCGCGACGATGTCACCCGCGTCGGCGACCTGCACGAGTTCGAACGGCGACGCGTCCTGAGCCGGGTTATAGGGGCGGATCAGCCGCGAGATCTCACGCACGTGAGCGGGGCCGAAGCGTGCGCCGGGGCGAAAGCTCACACCGGTGTCGAAGGGCACGCCAACGATCGCGATATCGGTCTTCTCAACCTCGTCAATGCGCGGCAGCTTTGCGTACGTTGCGAAGCCTGCGTAGCGCGGGGTCTTGCTCGCGTCGACGGGGCCGACATGCTGTTCTGGAACCACGGTGTCACCTTTCGTGAGAGTTCTCAATACGAAACTTTTGTTACCTAACAGTAAACACCATCGATGCCACGCTCGCAACGTGAGCCCGGAAGGAAGCCCCGTAGAATAAGGGGAGACCCAGGAGGAAGCATGCGATCGATCCACGCCCACGCGAGCGGCACCGAGCTTCGCATCGGCGCAAAATTGCGCTCGGCACGCAATGCCCAGCACATGACGATCGAGCAGCTCGCGACCGCGACCGGGCTCTCGAAGAGCTTCATCAGCCGCGTCGAAAACGACTCAACCTCACCCTCGATCACAACGCTCGTGCAGCTGTGCCAGGTGCTCTCGGTGCCCGTCGGCGAGCTCTTCACCGAGACCAAGACGACGCTCGTGAAGCTCGACACCGCGCCCCTCATTAACCTCGGTGGGCAAAATGTCGTCGAACGCCTCATCTCGGGCCGCGAGGAAAACCGGGCACAGATGATCCGCTCAACCGCCGAGCCCCACGCCCACGGCGGTGAGCGGCTCTACACGATCTCAAGCGAGCTCGAAATGATGCACGTGGTCACGGGCCGGGTCACCGTCACCTTCGCCTCACACGAGGTCGAGATGCAGGCGGGCGACACCCTCTCGTTCAACGGCCGCGAGCCCCACACCTGGCGGGCACACGAAGAGGGTGCAGAGCTCGTCTGGACCCTCATTCCAGCGGCGTGGAGCGGATCAGCCTAGCGGTTGTCGATACCCACCACACGAATCGAAGTTTGTCGTAGGCCCTTGTTATGATCGGCTCAGCTATAGCCCCGACAGAGAGGTCATCGCATGAGCGCCTACCCACACCTCAGTTCGCCGGTTACGATCGGCAATATCACCCTGCCCAACCGTACGGTCATGGGGTCGATGCACCTGGGTCTTGAAGAACACCCGCAGGGGTTCGAGCGCATGGCGGCGTTCTATGCCGAGCGCGTGCGCGGCGGCACTTCGCTCATCGTTACGGGCGGCATCGGGCCCAACGCCGCGGGTGCGCTGACGCAGGGCGGCGCCACCATGACCTCCGAGCAAGACGTCGAGAAGCACCGGCTCGTGACCGACGCGGTGCACGAGGCCGGCGGCCACATCATCATGCAGCTCTTGCATGGCGGCCGCTATTCGACCCACCCCGACCTCGTTGCCCCCTCGGCACTGCAGGCGCCCATCAACCGCTTCTCGCCACGCGCCATGACGGCCGAAGAGATCGAGAGCACCATCGTCGAGTTCGGCGAGGCGGCGAAGCTTGCACTCGAGGCCGGCTACGACGGTGTCGAGGTCATGGGCTCAGAGGGCTACCTCATCAACGAGTTCTGCTCGCCCGCAACCAACCAGCGAGATGACGAGTGGGGCGGCACCTCTGAGAAGCGGCGCGCCTTCGCTCTCGCCGTCACCGAACAGGTGCGCTCGGCCCTCGGCCCAGACGCGCTGCTCTCGTACCGCATCTCGGTTGCCGACCTCGTGCCGCACGGCATGAGCGTTGGCGAGACGCTCGAACTCGCCCAGCAACTCGAGCCGCTCGGCGTCGACATGTTCGTCACCGGCATCGGCTGGCACGAGGCACGCGTTCCAACGATCGCCACGAGCGTTCCGCGCGCAGCCTTCATTGACTTCACCGAGGCGCTGCACTCGGTCGCCACGATTCCCGTCGTCGCGACGAACCGCATCAACACCCCAGAGGTAGCCGAAGAGATTCTCAGCGCCGGCCGCGCCGATCTCGTCGCGCTCGCGAGGCCCCTGCTCGCCGACCCCGAGTTCGCCGGCAAGGCAACCCGCGGCGAGGGCGACCGCATCAACACCTGCATCGCCTGCAACCAGGCCTGCCTCGACCATATTTTTGCCGGCAAGGTCGCCTCGTGCCTCGTGAACCCCCGAGCGGGTCGCGAAACCGAGCTGGTGCTCTTGCCCACCCGAACGAAGCGCAGCGTCGCCGTCGTTGGCGGCGGTGTCGCGGGCATGGCCGCGGCCACCTCGGCCGCATCACGAGGCTTCGCCGTGACGCTCTTCGAGGCACGCGACTCGGTTGGCGGCCAGTTCGACATGGCCATGCGCATTCCCGGCAAAGAAGAATTCACCGAAACCATTCGCTACTTTCTCGGCGAGCTCGACCGCCACGGCGTTACCGTGAAGCTCGGCGCGCAAGCGACCGCGAGCGACCTTGAGGGCTTCGATGAGGTCATCATCGCGACCGGCGTTTCACCGCGCATTCCCGCGCTGCCTGGCGTCGACCTGCCCCACGTGGCCTCGTACGCCCAGGTGCTGCGCGGCGAGCACACAGCCGGCGAACGCGTCGTCATTCTCGGCGCGGGCGGCATCGGCTTCGACACCGCAGAGTTTCTCACCCAGAAGGGGCCCTCGCACGCCCTCAATGCGGCAGCCTTTCGCGAGAGCTGGGGCATCACCGAAGACCCAACCGTTCCAGGCGCGGTCGGCAAGCCGCAGGCCGTCGAGAGCGCCCGCGCCGTGACGATATTGCAGCGCAAAGCGACCAAGGCGGGGGCCGGCCTCGGCCTCACCACGGGCTGGATTCACCGAGCCGAAGTGCAACGCCGCGGCGTGCGCACCATGGTCGGCGTTCAATACGACGAGATCGTCGCCGAGGGCATTCGCGTCACGATCGAGGGCGAGCAGCAGCTCATCGAGGCCGACACCGTCGTGCTGTGCACCGGCCAAGAGTCGGTCATCACCCTCGCCAACGAACTCGACGCGCTCGGCCGCAGCTACCACCTCATCGGCGGCGCAAAGCTCGCCGGCGAGCTCGACGCCAAGCGAGCCATTCGTGAGGGCACCGAGGTCGCTGCCGCGCTGTAAGAACGCGCGCTACGGGCGCGTGATCTTCTCGTCGCGGGCGGCCTGCTTCTGCAGCATCTCGTTGTAGGCGAGGAGCTCGGCCTCGCCCGAGCGGTCGGCGGCGCGGTCCTTGCGCTTCTGTACGCGGTCATCGTCACGCATCCACAGAATTGCGACGGCAACGGCAAGCGCGAGGGTCGGCAACTCACCGATGCCCCAGGCGATCGATCCGCCCTGTGATTGGTCTTCAAGCGGCGGCAGGCCCCACGTTCGACCCATCGCACCGAACCACTCGGGCAGCATCATCGTGTTCATCGACATGATCGTCACGCCGAAGAAGGCGTGCGAGGCCATCGTCGCAAAGAGAATCACGAGCCGAATCGGGTAGCTCGAGCGATACGGCACGGGGTCGATGCCGACCATCGCGAGCGCGAAGAGGTAACCCGAAATCAAGAAGTGAATGATCATCCACTGGTGGCCGAGGTGCTCGCGCATCGCCCAGCCAAGAATCGGCGAGAAGTAGAACACCCAGAGCGAACCGGCAAAGATGACGGCCGCGACAACGGGGTTCGTGATGAACTTCGACCACGGCGTGTGAATGGCCCACATGACCCACTCGCGCGCACCCCACGAGCCGTCGTGGCGCTTCGGAACCGCACGCAGAAGCAGCGTCACGGGGCCAGCGAGCACGAGCAGCAGCGGAATGAGCATCGTGAGCATCATGTGCCCGAGCATGTGCACGCTAAAGAGGTAACGCTCGTAGAGGTTCAGCGCGCCGTTCGTGGTGTAAAAGAGCACCGCGAGGCCGAGCAGCCACGAGATCGTGCGGCCCACGGGCCACTTGTCGCCGCGCTTGCGCAGCACCCACACGCCCGCGAGGTACAGCACCGCACCGAAGACCGGAACCAGGGTCCAGAGCAGGTCAAACTTCCAGCCGGTGATGTACCCCATCGGCGTGAGCTCGGGAGGCAGCGGATCGCCCGTGAGCCACTCGGCAGGCCCAATCGCGCCGCCCGACTCTGAGGCCGCCTCGATGGGAACCGGCGTCTGCGTGCGCCCGAGCGCCGCGGCGAGACCCGACGCGATGCCCATGACGGCGAGCTCAACGACAACGACCTGACCGAAGGCGCGCCTGCCGCGATCGCTCGCGCCAATCTTGGGAATCATGATGAGACGGTGCACCGCGCCGAAAATACCGAGGGCAACGATGGCGCCCGTCTTCAGCATGACCACCATGCCATAGCCGGTGCCAAACAGGTCTTCCATGGTGCCGATGCGCAACATTGCGCTCACGATGCCCGAGAGGGCCACCGCGACAAAGGCGAAGAGGGCGAGGAACGAGTAGCGCTCGGTGATGACCTGAATGCGCTGCCGGTCGACCACCCGCGAGACGACGATGAGGGCGACCAGGCCGCCGATCCACACCGCGGCTCCGAGCATGTGAATGAAGAGTGTGTTGACCGCCTGCGCGTGACCAGCGGCGCCCTGCGCGTGGCCCTGCTGCGCGAGCGGGAAGAGCGTCAGCACCGAGACAACGAAAGCTGCGAGTACCCAGCGGCGGTCTTGAACGGCAAAGCACATCACCGTCGAAATGGCCCCGAGCAGCATCATGAGCACCCAGAGCTTACCGAGGTCAATCTCAGTCGCGAACTGGGCGAGACTTGCACCAAAGCTCTCGTCGAACGAGAAGTCCTGGCCCGTCATGTCGAGGTACATGAACACGAAGGCCGCGGTCGATGCGGCCGTCAGCGTTGCCGCGGCTCCCGCCGCGAGATCGAGCACGGCGCGCAGTTCGGCGCCCTCGCCCTTGAGCGCCCACACGGCGAGCAGCAGCGAGCCAATGAGCACGCCACCCGAGAGGTTCACGAGCATGCGCGCGAGCGGTACCGCGTACCGAACCACGTCGCCCGGATCGAGCATTGGGCGTGGAGCGCCCGCGCCACCCACCTGCATTCCGACGAAGCAGGCGATGACGCTCACGATGATGAGGGTAGCTGGGGCAAATACCCGAAGACTTCTTGGCACCCTTCCAGACTACTGCCAGGCTGCTTGAAACGCTCTGGGGGCGGCACAGCTCAAGAAGCACGAAAGCCCCCAGAACATTCTGAAATGTTCTCCGGCACGTGCGGCTTCGAGGCCGCGGGCGGAGCCCACTTCAGAATATTCCAGGGGCGCTTCGTGAAAGGAAGCGGTGTTACTTGACCGAAGCCTTGAGCTTCGAGCCAACCGATACCTTGACGCGCTTGCCAGCAGGAATCTGGATGCTCTCGCCGGTACGGGGGTTGTGGCCGGTGCGTGCAGCGGTTGCTACAGCCTCGAATGAGAGCCAGCCGGGGATCGAAACCTTGCCGCCATCAGCGACGGTCTCTGAGATAGCAGCGAAGACGCCGTCGAGCACGCTCGAAACGGTAGCCTGGCTCTGGCCGGTCTCGGCAGCAACCTTAGCGACAAGCTCAGTCTTGTTCAGTGACATTTTCTGTCCTTCCAAGGGCCCGACATTTCTGCCTTCTTGGGCCCTAACGTTTCTTCTTGGTTTCCCTCGCACATGACGAGGCTGATCAAGTGATCGCTACGAATCTACACCAGATTTCGCTGAAACATGCCACATTTCGCCAAAAATCTCGGCCTTTCGCAAAAACTGACGCCCTTCTGCGTCACATGCCTTCACACGCGCACCAGATCACCGAGAATCGCCCGAATTTTGGCCCTTTTCAGGCGATCCATGGCTATACTATGCCGCGGATCCCGGTGGTCACGACGCCCGCTCGGGCACCGGTCGCAGCCCGGCAACCGATTGCCGCGGCCCACCCCTCGTGACCCGCAAAGCACAAGAGGCGGAGCCCCGAAGGGATCCGCCTCTTGATTGAAGTCTCAGACTCGCTGTTACCAGCTCGACTTGGTGATGCCGGGAAGCTCACCACGGTGAGCCATCTCACGGAAGCGAACACGGCTGATGCCGTACTTCGTGAGCACGCCACGGGGGCGGCCGTCGATGACGTCACGTGAGCGAACGCGTACGGGTGACGCGTTGCGGGGGAGCTTCTGGAGCCCGCGACGAGCTGCCTCGCGGCTCTCGTCGGTTCCGTTGGGATCGATGAGCGCTTTCTTGAGCTCGATGCGCTTCTCAGCGTAGCGAGCAACAACTTCCTGGCGCTGCTTGTTCTTAGCGATCATGCTTTTCTTCGCCATGGATTAACGCTCCTCTCGGAATTCAACGTGCTTGCGGATGACCGGATCGTACTTCTTGAGCACGAGGCGGTCGGGGTTGTTGCGACGGTTCTTGCGGGTCACGTACGTGAACCCGGTGCCTGCCGTCGAACGCAGCTTGATGATCGGACGTACGTCTTTATCTTTAGCCATTAGAGCTTCACCCCACGCTTCTGCAGATCTGCAACCACAGCCTCGATACCGCGTGCGTCAACAACCTTGATACCCCGAGTCGACAGGGTAAGGGTTACCTTGCGGCCGAGTGAGGGCACGAAGTAAGACTTCTTCTGAATGTTCGGATCGAACCGACGCTTGGTGCGACGGTGCGAGTGCGAAATGCTGTGACCGAAGCCTGGAGTGGCTCCCGTCACCTGGCACACTGCTGCCATAATGATTCTCCTTGAATACCGTGAGACCGTTGCCGGCCTCACCCAAGATCTCTTGTCGGCGTATGAGGCGGTTGCCCCATACACGGCGTGTGCAGGTGGAAGCTACACAGCCAATCAACAAGACTACGGGAAAACACGCCCGGCCACAAGCGAAAACCTTGGCCTCGCGGCTAGCATGGCTGCATGACACACGAGCAGGGAACCCGCGCGCAAGCATCGGGGCTCGCGCTCGTCATTCTCAGCCAGCTCTCGATGCAGTTTGGGGCGGGCATCGCGACCTTCCTCTTTCCGCACGTGGGCGCCACCGGCACCGTCATGCTGCGCCTCTTCATGTCGACCGCCGTGCTGTTCGTGGTGCTGCGGCCCCGACTGCGCGGGCTCAGCCGCAAAGCGTTGCTCGCGGCGGCAGGCCTCGGCGTCGCCCTCGCTTCAATGAACACGCTCATCTACCTCGCCTTCGACCGCATTCCGCTCGGCGCGGCCGTGACCTTCGAGATGCTCGGCCCGCTCATGCTCGCGGTCGTGCTCTCGCGCAAGCTCTCGAGCTGGCTTCTCGCGCTCGTCGCGGGGGTAGGCGTGTGGCTCGTGAGCGGCGCATTCCCCTTTGGCCAGGGTGCAGAGGGGGCTGCGGGCCTCGATCCGCTCGGTGTCGCCCTCGCGTTGCTCGCGGGCGCAAGCTGGGCCGGGTACATCGTCTTCACCCGCGCCACCGTTTCGCTCTTTCGCGGGGCCGAGGGGCTCGCGGTCGCAATGCTCTTTGCCTCGGTGTGCATCGCCCCGTTCATGGTGACGGTCGACGACCTTTCCGCTTTTCTCAACCCAACCGTGCTGCTGCTCGGCCTCGTCGTCGCGCTCCTCTCTTCTGCCCTGCCCTACGGCATCGAACAGCTCGCGATTCGCCGGCTGCCCACCTCGCTCTTCGCGATGCTCATGAGCCTCTCGCCCGTCATGGCGACGCTCGCGGGGTTCGTCTTGCTCGGCCAGTCAATGAGCCTCGTCGAACTCGCCGGTATCACCTGCGTCGTCACCGCAACCGCAGTCGCACTGCGCGGCCAGGCCCGGTGACGCACCGCTTTCGCCGCGACGGGCGATACAGTAGAGCCTATGAGCGCGTTTGAGCTGCGCCACCCGATTCGGTACGTGGCGATTGGCGACAGTTTTACCGAGGGCATGGGCGACGAACGCCCCGACGGCACGCTACGCGGTTGGGCCGACCTCGTGGCCCAGGGGCTCGCCGACGCAACGGGAGAGACCGTGCTCTACGCCAACCTCGCGGTGCGGGGCCGCTTGCTCGACGCCATCATCGACGAACAGCTCGAACCGGCGCTCTCACTCGAGCCGACGCTGCTGAGCCTTAACGGCGGCGGCAACGACATGCTGCGGCCCGGAACGAACCTCGAGTCGATTCTTCAGCGCACGCGCGACGCCATGTCTCGCGTCGCAGCGGCTGGCGTGCAACCGCTGCTCCTCGCGGGACCGAACCCGACCGGCGGTATTCCGAGCGGCGGCACCGTCAAGGCCAAGGGCGACGCGCTCGTGGCCGCGGTCGGCGACATCACGAACGCTCTCGGAATCGCCTACACCGACAACTGGTCAGACCCCGAGCTGCCAGCACATCAGTACTGGTCACACGACCGACTGCACTTAGGCCCCGTGGGCCACACCCGGGTCGCGCACAACGTGCTCGGCACTCTCTCGCTTCCCGTGCCCGCCGATTGGGTCACGGCCGCCGCCGCAACACCAAAGCCGACCCTGCGCCAAAACCTTCGCTACGGTCGCGAACACGTTTTGCCGTGGATCGGCCGCCGGCTCACCGGCCGCTCAAGCGGCGACGGGCGCACGGGAAAGCACCTCGAGTGGATCGAAGTGCCTCCCCGCACCCGCTAGCCTGCGCGTTTAGCGTCGAGCGTGCGTGCCGTGCGGCGCCCGATCCACGAAACCGTGAGGTTAATCGTGAGGTACATGACGACCGCAACAACCCAGAAGGTAAACATGTAGCGGTTACCGAAGAACGTCTCGAGAAGCTTCGACTGTCTTGCCAGCTCATCGTAGGCGACGATGTACCCGAGCGAGGTGTCTTTCAGCAGGACCACGATCTGCGCGATAATAATCGGCAGCATCTGCTTGAAGGCCTGCGGAAACTCAATGAGAAAACGCGTCGCCGTCGGGGTGAGCCCGACCGAGAGGCCTGCCTCGCGCTGCCCCTTGTTGAGCGAGACAATACCGGCACGAAGCGCCTCGCCGATGATCGCTCCGTTATAAATCGCAAGCGCGACAACGACCGCGATGAACGAGGTCGTCGAGGCAACGAGCAGGATGAAGAGCATCATGAGCAGAACGGGCATGCCCCTGAAGAACTCGAGCACGATCGTGACGGGAATTCTGATCCACTTCGTGTCGGCCATGCGGCCAAAGACAAAGAGCACACCAATGATGAGGGCGCCGATCGTCGCGACAGCTGCCGCTCTGAGCGTATTCAGCGCGCCCTGACCGAGCACCTGCCACACGCGACCGTCGGCGAGCACATCCCACCTCGTGGGGTCAAACATGCCGGGGGTCTCAGCACCGTTGGCCGAGATACGCGGCTGATAGAGCTGCCAACCGACCCACGCGAGCAGGCCAACAATGAGCAGCACGCCAACGATCGAAATGAGGCGTGAGCGCTTCAGCGCTTTCGGTCCAGGAGCGTCGTAGAGAACTGTTGCCTGTGTCATCGCAGCACCTGTACCTTCTTTTCAATCGCCCCGGCGATCAGCCCGAGCGGAACGGTGATGAGCAGGTAGAACACGGCGACGCCCGCAAGAATCGCGAGCACCTCGTTGCCGTGACTGTTGGTGAGCTGCCTCGCAACGCCGAAGAGCTCGACCACGAAGAATCCACCGGCAACCGACGTGTTCTTCGTCAATGCGATGAACACGTTAATGAGCGGCGGAACAACCATGCGAAGCGCCTGCGGCAAAATCACGATCGTGAGGGTCTGCCCGAAGCTGAGACCGATCGACCGTGACGCCTCGGCCTGTCCAACGGGAACACCGTTGATACCGCTACGAAGCGCCTCGGCGACGAACGGCGAGGTGTAGATCGCGAGCGCGATCATCGCGAGCACCTCGTACGGCGGCCGGTTCGGGGCGATGAGCGGCAAGACGAACACGAAGAACATGAACATCAGCGTTAGCGGCACATTGCGAACGAGCTCCGTGTAGCCCGCCGCGAATACCCTCAGCGAGGGCACCGGCGAAATGCGCATCGCCGCAACGAGGAGACCGATGACCATGGCACCGGCACCCCCGACGAGCAGCAGTCGCAGGGTCATCAAGAACCCCGCGAGCACCGCGTCGATATTTTCGAAAAGCACACTCACTGTGTTTTTCCTTCCGTGCATCGGGGCGGAGGCCTAAGCCTCCGCCCCGTATGGTGCTGACCGTCTAGT from Leucobacter sp. UCMA 4100 includes:
- a CDS encoding cytochrome c oxidase assembly protein, which codes for MPRSLRVFAPATLIIVSVIACFVGMQVGGAGAPRPMLDPGDVVRYAVPLARMLVNLSGGVLIGSLLLAVWALKGEGAELRAVLDLAAGAAATLTAASTAAFVFMYLDMTGQDFSFDESFGASLAQFATEIDLGKLWVLMMLLGAISTVMCFAVQDRRWVLAAFVVSVLTLFPLAQQGHAQGAAGHAQAVNTLFIHMLGAAVWIGGLVALIVVSRVVDRQRIQVITERYSFLALFAFVAVALSGIVSAMLRIGTMEDLFGTGYGMVVMLKTGAIVALGIFGAVHRLIMIPKIGASDRGRRAFGQVVVVELAVMGIASGLAAALGRTQTPVPIEAASESGGAIGPAEWLTGDPLPPELTPMGYITGWKFDLLWTLVPVFGAVLYLAGVWVLRKRGDKWPVGRTISWLLGLAVLFYTTNGALNLYERYLFSVHMLGHMMLTMLIPLLLVLAGPVTLLLRAVPKRHDGSWGAREWVMWAIHTPWSKFITNPVVAAVIFAGSLWVFYFSPILGWAMREHLGHQWMIIHFLISGYLFALAMVGIDPVPYRSSYPIRLVILFATMASHAFFGVTIMSMNTMMLPEWFGAMGRTWGLPPLEDQSQGGSIAWGIGELPTLALAVAVAILWMRDDDRVQKRKDRAADRSGEAELLAYNEMLQKQAARDEKITRP
- a CDS encoding HU family DNA-binding protein, yielding MSLNKTELVAKVAAETGQSQATVSSVLDGVFAAISETVADGGKVSIPGWLSFEAVATAARTGHNPRTGESIQIPAGKRVKVSVGSKLKASVK
- the rpsN gene encoding 30S ribosomal protein S14, which produces MAKKSMIAKNKQRQEVVARYAEKRIELKKALIDPNGTDESREAARRGLQKLPRNASPVRVRSRDVIDGRPRGVLTKYGISRVRFREMAHRGELPGITKSSW
- the rpmG gene encoding 50S ribosomal protein L33; protein product: MAKDKDVRPIIKLRSTAGTGFTYVTRKNRRNNPDRLVLKKYDPVIRKHVEFREER
- the rpmB gene encoding 50S ribosomal protein L28; this encodes MAAVCQVTGATPGFGHSISHSHRRTKRRFDPNIQKKSYFVPSLGRKVTLTLSTRGIKVVDARGIEAVVADLQKRGVKL
- a CDS encoding EamA family transporter, yielding MTHEQGTRAQASGLALVILSQLSMQFGAGIATFLFPHVGATGTVMLRLFMSTAVLFVVLRPRLRGLSRKALLAAAGLGVALASMNTLIYLAFDRIPLGAAVTFEMLGPLMLAVVLSRKLSSWLLALVAGVGVWLVSGAFPFGQGAEGAAGLDPLGVALALLAGASWAGYIVFTRATVSLFRGAEGLAVAMLFASVCIAPFMVTVDDLSAFLNPTVLLLGLVVALLSSALPYGIEQLAIRRLPTSLFAMLMSLSPVMATLAGFVLLGQSMSLVELAGITCVVTATAVALRGQAR
- a CDS encoding SGNH/GDSL hydrolase family protein, with protein sequence MSAFELRHPIRYVAIGDSFTEGMGDERPDGTLRGWADLVAQGLADATGETVLYANLAVRGRLLDAIIDEQLEPALSLEPTLLSLNGGGNDMLRPGTNLESILQRTRDAMSRVAAAGVQPLLLAGPNPTGGIPSGGTVKAKGDALVAAVGDITNALGIAYTDNWSDPELPAHQYWSHDRLHLGPVGHTRVAHNVLGTLSLPVPADWVTAAAATPKPTLRQNLRYGREHVLPWIGRRLTGRSSGDGRTGKHLEWIEVPPRTR
- a CDS encoding amino acid ABC transporter permease, which translates into the protein MTQATVLYDAPGPKALKRSRLISIVGVLLIVGLLAWVGWQLYQPRISANGAETPGMFDPTRWDVLADGRVWQVLGQGALNTLRAAAVATIGALIIGVLFVFGRMADTKWIRIPVTIVLEFFRGMPVLLMMLFILLVASTTSFIAVVVALAIYNGAIIGEALRAGIVSLNKGQREAGLSVGLTPTATRFLIEFPQAFKQMLPIIIAQIVVLLKDTSLGYIVAYDELARQSKLLETFFGNRYMFTFWVVAVVMYLTINLTVSWIGRRTARTLDAKRAG